The Comamonas testosteroni genome contains the following window.
CGCGCCAAAACTGTTTCTCTGCCTTGTTGTGTACTAAGCCCCAGGACTCAACCACCACCAGCAATAGCTTATCGGGCGTCACGGCCCCCTGACTCGGATCACCAAGCCGACTCATGGCAGACTGCTTCGACGCAATAGGCCTGAATACCCCCACATCAGGTACATAGCCTTCTTCGTAGAAAGCCATCGCTTGCTTCATAAACCGGCTATCCAGCAGCCACGACCCAGCTAGCTTGGCCTGACGAATGCCATAAAGCTTGTCCTCCGGGTGATTGAAGCCATCAAGCCTGGGCACAGTCACCGCAACACTCGCAATCACCAGCACCCACACCAGCATGGATCGCCCCGGCGACCCCATATGGTGAATGCGCACACACAGCCAGCCCCAGGCCACCAGCGCCACCAAGCCCACAATGCCAGCCAGAATCCAGCCGATATTGGCATAAGGCAAAAAGCCCAGCAACTCCAGCACATCGTCATAGTTCGACGACAGATTGACTTGCGCAAAAGCAAAAAGAAAATCCGCCAGCCACAGAAGGGCCAAGCCTGCCGCAAAACATAGTGGCCTGCCGCGCGCAGCCAGAGCCAGCAACAGAAACTCGGCCCAAAACCAAGGTCGGTAGACTTGAAACGCCCATGCTGCGGCCAAGCCCGGCAGCATGGGCAACAGCAACGAGCCCAGCGCAGCGCTGACGGTTTTCCACTCGCTCATCAGCTCACTAGCGTGCGGCATGATGGCCCACTCCATCAATCAATGTACGTACCAGGAAGTCAGAGGGCAGCGTGAGTGGATTCATCTCCCCACTGCCCAACCAAACCAAGAAATTACCGGCCTCGTCCATCACAAATAGCGCAGACATACCATAGAGATAGCCGCGTTGCAGCCATACCATGGCGTCTCCCATGCGGCGGCGCTCCAGAAAGCCGTCCATGCAGCTTTCCAATATCAATTCGTTGCAGGGGATACCTGGATCGTGCATACCGCGCGCATAGCCCAACAAAGCACGGTTGTCAGCCACAAAGCGGGCTAGTCCCTGGGCACTCCCTGTCATGCCCATGGGCGCGCGCAGTGCCTGCCAGTCAAAGTGTTCTACAAACTCCGGCCCACGCACCTCGTTGTGCATAAAGTTATAGGCAATGGGTGAATCCGCCTCATCCATATAGCCCAGCCCGTAGCGTGATAGATGCATATCCTGCTCCAGCGCACTCCACAGACTGCGGCCCATATGCTTTTCATAGGCCGCAGCGGCCAGGCAAAAGCCCAGATTGGCATAGGCATGACGTGCACCTGGAGTGAATTGCAGCGGCGTGTCCGCCAATTTCTCAAGCTGCCCGGGGCACCAGGGCTTTTGGTCGTCAATGACCATGGGATCCTTGGCGCGCATACGGTCAAAACCCGCCGAATGGTTGAGCAGGTGGCGTATTTGTATTTCAGCAATGCGCGGATCACGGAATGGCGGTGTCAGCCCCAACGCCTGAACCAGAGGCAGGCTCAGCCAGTCTGCCTGTCCCAAAGCCTGCTCATGGGTCACGCCAAAGAAAGTCACCAGCTTTGACAGGCTGGCAAGGCGAAAGCGCGTATCAGTTGTCACTCGCCTGCTGATCAGGGGATAGCTTTCCCAACCATTGACACAACCGGAAAGCGTACCCGATTGATCGACCAACACAATCTGGTTGCTAGGGGAATCCAGCTGAGCGGGGATTTGCCGCGCCAGTGTCTTTAACCAAGCCGGAGCAGTTGCATCGCAGCGTGTGGACAGCGCTGCCAACTGGCCTGTGATCGGATAAACCCAGCGCCGCACCATATTCCGGTCCGTCTCCCAGGCCAACCAGGGCAGGAAAATGGCACAGATCAACAAAAAATAAAGAATTGATCGCCAAAGCATGGTTTATCGAGGCGCTCATAAATGAAGAAGCGCCTTGAACAGGCGCTTCTTTCAGTCGGTTTAAAAAGAACCCAATGCTAGAGCATTAAGGGGTACCAGTACCAGTACCAGTACCAGTGCCAGAGCCAGTGCCACCGGATGCAGCCGCGCTAGCAGAGCAGCCGGCAGGACGGTACTTTCCATCAACAGTAGTGAAGCAAGACCAAGCACCCGAAGCAGCGTCACGTTGCCAAGTCAGCTTCTTGGTCTTAATCGCCACTGCAGCATTGCCGTTGAAGGTCGCTTCAAGAATTGCGGGGGCTGTCGCGCTGCCGAGATCGGCTGTCAGGCCAGTGGAGATAGTCACTGCCGCGCCCAACAAGTTGCTGGGAGTTGAGCCCAGATTGCATTCACCAGCTGCGGGGGTGGTTGTAGTCGAAGCAACAGCTGTCAGCTTGCCATCCAGAATACAGGCTTCGGCAGCCGTACGCAGCGAGCCCACTTCAGACATCACTCGCGAGACTTGGGACTTGGCCACATAGGTCTGGTATTGGGGAATGGCGATGGCAGCCAGAATACCGATGATCGCCACAACGATCATCAGTTCGATCAGGGTGAAACCCTTTTGAATGGAACGCTTCATTTCAAACTCCCTAGTTGGATAAGACATGAAGTACCAAGCAAGCTGCATGCCAATAATTTGGCAGAGGCAGGTCATATCCAAGACGACACGTTTGGCAACATGAAAGCGAGTTTGCGTAACAGTTTTGGCATTCCCGTCACAAGTAATGACAAATTTGTCAGACTCTTGGCGCAAGTCAAGCGAGCCAGTCACTCCACGACAAAGCGCATGGTGCTTCCCGCCAGGTCCACCGTGTCGCCATTGAGCAGCGGCACGGAAAGAGGGCCCACCACCTGACCATTGAGTTTGAGGTCTTCGCTTGCGCCCTCCAGCTGGGTGAGCACAAAGCCATGGGGCTTCTGGGTGATGGAGGCGATGGCTACACCGGGCTTGCCCAGGGTGGTGACGACCTTGAAGAGAGGTATTTCCCTGCCGGCCAGGCTGCCGGTGAGCATGCGAATCACCGCGTGGCGCTCAGGCAGCGCGGCGAGCGAGCCCTGGATGGTGGAGCTGAAGCTGGAGATTTCACCAAACCCGGAGGGGCTGGCGACTTTGGCATAGCCGCTGTCTGCCTCTTCGGAGATATGCGCCAGCGCCTTTTTGCTGCTCTGGGCAGACGACGGGGCACTCGAACCGGCAATCACGGTATCGAGAAAGCGGATCTTGTAGCGCCCGATGTCGAGCAGGTCGCCGTTGAGCAGGTCCTGCTTCTGGACGGCGCGACCGTTGACATAGGTGCCGTTGGTGCTGCGCAGGTCTTCAATGCTGACCTTGCCGCCAGAGATGGTGAGCACGGCATGCTCGCCGCTGACCGCCAGATTCTCGATCACGATGTCGTTGTAAGGACGACGACCCAAGGTCGTGCGCTCCTTGGTGAGCTGTACTTCCTTGATGACTGCGCCGTCGATTGAGATGACCAAAGTCGGCATGCTCGAAGCTCCTGAGGAAACGCCAAGTCCTGCTTGGCTGCACTGGCTAGGACCACTCCACTTGAGTGTGTGACTCAGCGCTCAATCACCAATCGTAACTGAATGAAACGCGCTTGCATGCTGCATCTTATTTCACTAATTCGATGAAGCCAGCTAACCGATTGAAATTTTCAACCTTGCTGCCATTCGACTGCAGCATCTTTGGAATCGCACCCGCAATCTATCAAGTCGCCATATAGGAAAAAGCCCGCGCTCGTTGAAAGCGCGGGCTTTTTGCAAATCTTTGCAAAGTGGCAGCTGCCACCTATCCGTGATTTAGAACGGGATATCGTCATCCATGTCGTCAAACCCTGAAGCTGCACGCTGGGGGGGAGGAGCCATGGGTGCAGGAGCAGGACGCTGCTGCATGGGTGCCGGTGCGGGGCGCTGCTGCATGGGAGCGGGAGCCTGACGGCGGGGTGCTTCGTAGCTGCTTTCGCCATAGCCGTCATCGCTGCCATAGCCGCCTTGCTGCTGACCACCACCCTGGCGGCTGCCCAGCATCTGCATGGCGTCGGCACGGATTTCGGTGGCGTAGCGTTCCTGGCCGGAGGCCTGGTCGGTCCACTTGCGGGTGCGCAGGCTGCCTTCCACATAGACCTGGCTGCCTTTGCGCAGGTACTGGCCCACGATTTCGGCCAGCTTGCCGTTGAAGACCACGCGGTGCCATTCGGTGGCTTCACGGTTTTCGCCGGTGTTCTTGTCGCGCCAGCGGTCTGTGGTGGCGATGGTCACATTGGCCACCTGATCGCCGCTGGGGAAGGTGCGCATTTCAGGGTCACGACCCAGATTGCCGACGATGATGACTTTGTTGACGGATGCCATAGAGATACCTTTTCAAAAAGTGGCCCGGGTAGTCAAGAAAGGTCCCGAACCAATGAACCTCGTATTCTGCCCCAAGCCAGCCATGACGAGCACGGGATTGCCCTATATCCCATCACGGCGATACATGGTGCCCCAGCAGGAAAGGGCCACTGCGCGCGAACAGCCGAGCAAGGGCAGCCCCGCTGCGAGGGCTGCGTCCCCCTCCGCGAGCAGAGAGGGGGAAGGCGGGGCCGCCTAGGCGCACAGCGCCTCAGAGGGTGTTGGTCTAAGTCAGTGGCGCCCCACAGGGCGCAGCGGCCAGGTCACCACCAGCCACAGGGCAACGAGCACAGCCGTCATGATGAACAGGCCCGGAATGCCCGCAAATTTGGCGACTGCACCACCGACAGCGCCACCGGCAAACAGGCCCAGCGACTGCAGCGTGTTGTAGGCACCCAATGCCGCACCACGCAGCGGCGCCGGAGCCATGCGCGAGACCAGGCTTGGCTGGGTGGCTTCAAGAGCATTGAAGCCGCAGAAAAACAGAAACATCAGCAGCGCCATGCACCAGACCGTCGGAATGGTGCCACTGGCGGCCAGCATGCCCAGACCGATCTGCACGACCAGTGCCAGACCAATGGCTCCCAGCAAGGCCTTGCGCAGCTTTCCCTTGCGCTCCATGGAGAACAGCAGGCCCATGGCCAGAAAGGACAGCAGCACGGCCGGCAGATAGATATGCCAGTGCTGCTCCTTGGCCAGACCGGCCTGCACCAGCATGGCCGGGACGGCCACCCACATGGACATCTGCACGGTATGCAGAATGAAGACGCCAAAATTCAGGCGCAGCAGATCGGACTGTCCCAGCAGCTCGCTGAACCTGCCCTTGGGCGCATCGGCATGTTGCCTGGGCTCGGGCGGCACCACCCACAGCACCACGGCAATGCCGGCCAGCGCCAGCGCGCAGGTCAGGCCGAAGATGCCGGACAGGCCGATCCAGGCATTGAGCAGCGGCGCCAGCACCAGCGCCAGTGCAAACATCAGCCCAATGCTGCCGCCGACCAAGGCCATGGCCTTGGTACGCACGCCATCGCGCGTCAGGTCGGCCAGCAAGGCCGTGACAGCGGCAGACACGGCACCTGCGCCCTGAATGGCACGTCCGGCCATCAGGCCGGTCAGCGAGTCGGCCATGGCCGCAATCAGGCTGCCGGCCGCAAACACCAGCAGGCCGGCGACGATGACACGCTTGCGGCCGATACGGTCGGAGGCCAGACCGATGGGCAACTGGAACAGGGCCTGGGTCAGGCCATACAGGCCCATGGCCAGGCCGATCATGGCCGGGTCGTCACCGCCCGGGTATTTGCGTGCCTCCAGCATGAAGACGGGCAGCACCAGGAACAGGCCCAGCATGCGCAGCGCAAAGATCAGCGCCAGGGCGCCGCTGGAGCGGCGTTCCTGGGAGGTCATGGTGGTGGAGGATTTGTCCGTGCCCTGCGTGCCCGCGCTGGGGGAGGTATTGATTTTTTTCACGCTCAGATTTTGCCAAGAGTCAAAGTCTTATGCCCAGGTTAACTAAATCACTGCCGGGCAAAAGAGAGGAAATAAAACCGTAGATTGTCCGTGAACCTGGATCATCTAGTCACGCGCAAGCCCGTCTGACTATCATGGAGAGTTTTCCCCGTCTGGAGCGCCCGTGTCCCTGAAGCCTGATTCGCCCTCTGAAATCCACGATGACAGCCTCTATCTGGGCCGTTCTCTGGCGCAGACACGCATCGCCATTCGCGGTGCACGCACGCACAACCTCAAGAACATCGACCTGGACATTCCCCGCAACCAGCTGGTGGTGATCACCGGCCTTTCGGGCTCGGGCAAGTCCAGCCTGGCCTTCGATACCTTGTACGCCGAAGGCCAGCGCCGTTATGTGGAGAGCCTCTCGGCCTATGCACGCCAGTTTCTGGGCCGACTGGACAAACCCGACGTCGATCTGATCGAGGGCCTGTCGCCCGCCATTTCCATCGAGCAGAAGGCCACCAGCCACAACCCGCGCTCCACCGTGGGCACGGTGACCGAGATCAACGACTATCTGCGCCTGCTCTACGCCCGTGCCGGCACACCGTTCTGTCCCGACCACAATCTGCCGCTGCAGGCCCAGACCATCAGTCAGATGGTGGACAGCGTGCTGCAGCTTCCCGAGGACACCAAGCTGATGATCCTCGGCCCCCTGGCGCGCGAGAAAAAGGGCGAGTTCGCCGAGCTTTTCGTGCAGCTCCAGGCCCAGGGCTATGTGCGCTTTCGTGTCGACGGGCAGATCTACGATGCACAGTCCCTGCCCAAGCTGGAGAAGAACGAGCGCCACAACATCGATGTGGTGATAGACCGCGTCAAGGTCCGCGAAGACATCAAGCAGCGCCTGGCCGAGAGCTTCGAGGCCGCCTTGCGCGCCGGCGGTGCCGATGCCGGCGGCCGCGTCATCGCGCTGGAGATGGACGGTGGCAAGGAACATCTGTTCAGCGCCAAGTTCGCCTGCCCCCTCTGCGACTACTCCCTGCCCGAGCTGGAGCCGCGTCTGTTCTCCTTCAACTCGCCCATGGGTGCCTGCCAGGCCTGCGACGGTCTGGGCAACAGCGAGGCCTTCGACCCCGACCGCGTCGTGCCCTTCCCGTCGCTGAGTCTGGCCAGCGGCGCCATCAAGGGCTGGGACAAGCGCAACAATTACTACTTCTCCATGCTGGAGAGCGTGGCCAAACACTATGGCGTGAGCACCGAGACGGCATTCGAGGACCTGCCCGAGAAAGTTCGCGACGTGATTCTCTTTGGCTCGGGCGACGAGTCCATGGAGTTCAACTATGTTTTCGAGAGCGGCGAACGCAAGGGCGAAGCCTTCATCAAGTCGCATCCGTTCGAAGGCATCATCCCCAACATTCAGCGCCGCTTTCGCGAGACCGAATCCCAGGTCGTGCGCGACGATCTGGCCAAGCTGCGCAGCATTCGCAAATGCCCCGAATGTGAAGGCACGCGCCTGCGCCGCGAAGCGCGCTTTGTGCGCGTGGGCGATGGCGAGCAGGCCCGCTCCATCTATGAAGTCAGCCATGCCACGCTGGCCGATGCGCTGGGCTGGTTCAAGCAGTTGAGCATGGCCGGAGCCAAGGCCGAGATTGCGGACAAGATCGTGCGTGAAATCGCCTCGCGCCTGCTCTTCCTCAACGATGTCGGCCTGTCCTACCTGAGCCTGGACCGCAGCGCCGACACGCTCTCGGGCGGCGAGGCCCAGCGCATTCGCCTGGCGTCTCAGATCGGCTCGGGCCTGACGGGCGTGATGTATGTGCTGGACGAGCCCTCCATCGGCCTGCACCAGCGCGACAACGACAAGCTGATTGCGACACTCGAGCACCTGCGCGATATCGGCAACAGCGTGATCGTGGTCGAGCACGACGAAGACATGATGCGCGCAGCCGACCAGATCATCGACATGGGCCCGGGCGCCGGCGTGCATGGCGGTCGCATCATGGCCCAGGGCAGCTACGAAGACATCAAGGCCTGCCCCGATTCGCCCACAGGCCGCTACCTGAGCGGCGTACAGAGCATTCCCGTGCCCAGGCAGCGCACCGCCTGGCTGCCCGTGCTGCGCAAGGAAAGTGAAGCCGAGGCTGCCCAAAGCGCATCGCGCTTTCCCGTCACGGCCGCCAAAAAGCGGGAATCTGCGAGCAAGGCGCGCACCGACCTTCAGGCGCTGACCGTGCAAGGCGCGCGCGGCCACAACCTCAGGAACGTGACGGTGGACTTCCCCGTCGGCCTGTTCACCTGCGTCACCGGCGTCTCGGGCTCGGGCAAATCCACCCTGGTCAACGACACGCTGTATGCCGAAGCGGCACGCCAGATACACCGCGCAGGCACCGAGCCGGCGGCGCATGACGATATCGCGGGCATCGACTATTTCGACAAGGTCATCAATGTCGACCAGTCGCCCATCGGCCGCACGCCGCGCAGCAACCCGGCCACCTATACCGGCCTGTTCACGCCGATCCGCGAGCTGATGGCCGAAACCAATACCGCCAAGGAACGCGGCTACGGCCCCGGGCGTTTCTCGTTCAATGTCTCGGGCGGGCGCTGCGAAGCCTGCCAGGGCGACGGCGTGGTCAAGGTGGAAATGCATTTTCTGCCCGATGTCTACGTGCCCTGCGACATCTGCCACGGCCAGCGCTACAACCGGGAAACACTGGAAGTGCAGTGGAAAGGCCGGAACATCTCGCAGATTCTGGAGATGACGGTCGAAGACGCCCATGCCTTCTTCAAGGACGTGCCCAGCATTGCGCGCAAGCTGCAGACCCTGCTGGACGTGGGCCTGTCCTATATCCGCCTGGGCCAGAGCGCGACCACGCTGTCGGGCGGCGAGGCCCAGCGCGTCAAGCTCGCACAGGAGCTGTCCAAGCGCGACACCGGCCGCACCCTCTACATCCTCGACGAGCCCACCACCGGCCTGCACTTCGCCGACATCGCCCTGCTCCTGAAAGTGCTGCACCAGCTGCGCGATGCGGGCAACACCATCGTCGTGATCGAGCACAACCTCGACGTCATCAAGACGGCCGACTGGCTGATCGACATGGGTCCCGAAGGCGGCTCGGGCGGCGGCCAGGTCGTGGCCCAGGGCACGCCCGAAGACATCGCAGCCAACCCGGCCAGCGTGACGGGCCGCTACCTCAGGCCCTATCTGCACAAGACCTCTGTCAAATCCAAAGCCAAATCGGCCACAAACCAAGACTGATAAAGTGCAAGCAGCTATGCAAACCATAGCTACTTGCAGCGAGGAGAGAAACAATGCAGAAAGATATCTGGGATTTCGTCATCGTGGGGGCCGGCATGGCCGGTGTATCCGCCGCCTGGCAACTGGCGCAGTCGGGTGGCGATACTCCGCCTTCCGTGCTGGTGCTGGAGCGCGAATCCCAGCCCGGCTATCACACTACCGGCCGCTCGGCCGCACTGTTTGAAGAGCATTACGGCCCCGCCCAGGTACAGGCCCTGACCCGCGCCAGCCGCGCCTTCTACGATGCGCCGCCGGCCGGTTTTGCCGAAGCTCCCATCCTCACGCCGCGCGGCGTGCTCTATGTCGGCACGGCCGAGCAAAAGGATCTGGTCGATGCAGCCTATGCAGAAGCCACCATCCACTCCCCCGAGGCCCAGCGCCTGAGCGCCGAGCAACTCAAGACCCTGGTTCCCGTGCTCGATACCGAGGTCTTGGTGGACGGTTTTCTGGACACCGGCGCACGCGATATCGATGTGCACGGCCTGCACCAGGGCTATATCCGCGGCCTGCGCCAGCGCGGCGGCGACCTGTGGTGCAACGCCGAGGTCCAGGCCATCACCCGCGTCAACGACTGCTGGCACATTGCCCTGCCCCAGGGGCTGAGCCTTCGTGCCAAGGTCATCGTCAACGCTGCCGGGGCCTGGGTGGATGTCGTGGCCGCCATGGTGGGTGCGGCTCCCATCGGCATCACGCCCAAGCGCCGCAGCGCCTTCACTTTCCCGGCCCCCGAAGGCATGGATGCCACGCACTGGCCCGCCATCATCAGCGCCGATGAAAACTGGTACATCAAGCCCGACGCCGGCCAGTTGCTGGGCTCACCCGCCAATGCAGACCCCGTGGCACCGCACGATGTCGTGCCCGAAGAGCTGGACATTGCCACCGGCATCTATCACATAGAGGAAGCCACCACGCTGCAAATCCGCCGCCCCTCGCATACCTGGGCCGGCCTGCGCAGCTTTGTCGCCGATGGCGAGCTGGTGATAGGCTGGGATGCCTCGCCCACGCCTGTGCCGGGATTTTTCTGGGTCGCCGCCCAGGGCGGCTATGGCATCCAGAGCGCCGCCGGCTACAGCCTGCTGGCACGCAATCTGCTGCTCGGCGAAACGCTGGATGCGGCGCTGGCCGCGCAGAAGGTGAATGTGGGGGCGGTGTCGCCTGCGAGATGCCAGCGAGTGCATCAGGATTGATAGCGGGTAGCGCTTGATGAGTTTGGGCTATTGCCTGATTTTTGCCTGATTCCCGTGCTGAGGGCGGGTCTCGGCCCGCCGGCCGCCCTTCTTTTCTTGCTCGTGCAAGAAAAGAAGGCAAAAGAACACGTCCCGACTATCTGCGTCCCTGCGCTTCGCTACGGGCAAGCCTGCCAAAGCCATGACGAAATCAGGCTCTAGCGCTTATCTGGATTGCAGCAACAGCTATTAATTTTTCAAAGAAGCTATCCCACATTCGGTATTGCACCTTGTGCCCACGCCTGCGAAGGCAGCCTGTTGTGGCGCGCAGTTGCACCGTAGAGTGCAACAGCATCGTCATCACTTTTACGGCAACGTGTTTGAACGCCGTGAGTTTTGCCGAACAGCCACAAGAGGTTGACGGCACAGGTTACCCAGTAGCGTAGCGAAGGGGGCGTGGGCAGTAGGGGCGGTGTTCTTTGCCTACTTTCTTGGGGGCGGCCCCCCCGCCACCGGCAAGAAAGTGAGTCGGCAAGGCGGGCCGAGACCCGCCCTCTGTCCTGCAATCAGCAGAAAAAACAAAAACGGCCTGCGCCCCAGAGGCACAAGCCGTTTCCCAACCTAGGCGACCTCAGGCCGCCAGTCAAAGCAAGATCAGTTCTCGATCTTGGCGAACTGAACAATCTTCGAGTACTTGGCAATCTCGGTATTGATGTACTTGCCGGCATCCACCTTGGGATCGGCCACCACATTGCCGGTCTCTTCCATCTTCTTGCGGAACTCGGGCGAAGCCATGGTGTCTTCCAGCGCCTTCTTCAGCTTGGCGGCGATGGGAGCGGGCAGGCCCTTGGGGGCCATCAGCGCAAACCAGCTGTTGATGTCCACATTCTTGAACTGGGGCAGCTCGGAGAGGGCCGGAATATCGGGGGTGATGGCCGAGCGCTTGCCTTCGGTCGTACCCAGGGCCACGACCTTGCCGGCCTTGATATGGGGCAGACCCGAGGACAGCACGAACACGCCGAACTCGATGTTGTTTCCCACCAGGTCGGTGGTCAGCGGCGCAACGCCCTTGTAAGGCACATGGGTCATGTGCAGCTTGCCCTGCTCCTTGACCAGCTCGCCGGCCAGGTGCAGCGCCGTGCCCACGCCGGAGCTGCCGTAGCTGAACTTGTCGGGGTTCTTGGACACCAGGCTCACGAACTCGGCCGCGTTCTTCACGCCGGCCTTGTGCGATGCGACCAGTACCATGGGCTGGGAGCCCACCAGACCGATGGGAGTGAAGTCGCCAATGTTGTACTTCACGGCCTTGTTGATGAGCCTGGCGATGGCCAGCTCATTGTTGGCGCCCACCATGATGGTGTAACCGTCGGCAGGGGCCTTGGCCACTTTTTGCGCACCGATGGCGCCACCGGCACCGCCCAGGTTTTCCACCACCACGGGCTGGCCCAGATGCTTGGCCAGGCCGTCGGCCACCAGACGACCGACCAGGTCGGTGCTGCCGCCGGCCGGGTAGCCCACGACCATGGTGATGGCCTTGCTGGGATAGTTGTCGGCGGCGATGGCAGGCACTGCCACGGCAGCGCCCAGCAGCAGGCCCGCAGCGATGGCGGTACGGCGGAGGATGTTTGTGTTCTGCATGAAACTATTCCGAATCTGTATGAGGCAATTGTCCGAATACGGAGAGAACCTTTCAGTGCCGATCTGGCACATTTCAGTGCCATTTCAGCACATCAAGGTACTCCCGGGCAAATCGAGAGGGAGCAACGTCGTCAGGCGCTCGATACCGGCTGTTGTTTTTCAAGCTTCAATTCTGGCCGCAGGCAAAAAAGGAGTGACTGCTCATTTACTGACCGGTGATATCGGTCCAGAACTGCTCCGCAGCGGTGCTCAGGCGGCGTTTGGGCCGATAGAGCCGCACATCGAAATGCACGTCCAGACTGCCGTCGCCGGCCAGCGCCAGACGACCGTCCTGGCAATCGCGCTGCACCATGGACCAGGGCATCCAGGCCACGCCCAGACCCTTGAGCACGTACTCGTAATTGGCATCCGCCGAATCGCATTCGATGCAGCGGCGCAGGCGCGGCCACAGCGGATGGCTGGCCAGATGGTCTTCGGCCAGCCGCCCCAGCGCCATGCTGTGCGAGAACGCCAGATAAGGCACGGGGCTGGCACCGGGCAGCAGGGCCTGCGCCAGTGCAAACAAGGGCTTGCCTTCGGCATCGGCCCGGGCCACGGGCACCAGCTTGTCGCTCATCACCGTCAGATAGCTGAACTGACGGCCATCCAGCCGCACGGCAATGGCCGCATGGTGATAGAGCAGGGCAAAGCTGACCTCGCCGCGCTGCAGCATGTGCACGGTTTCGTCGAGTGTGCGGGTGACGATGCGCATCTCCGCCGTCTGCAGCACGCTGCCGTAGCGCGCCAGCCAGTCGGCCACGATGGTGCGCGCCAGGGTACGTCCCGTGGCCAGCGTGATCACATGGGCCTGCCGACCGGCCACGGCCTGCAGCTCGTCATGCGACTGGGCCAGGGTACGCACCATCTGCTCGGCGGTGTCGCGGAAGGCTTCTCCGGCCGGGGTGAGACGAACCGGCCCGCCGCCCGCTTCGATCAGCGGCGTTCCAGCCCATGCCTCCAGCGCACGAATGCGCCGGCCGAAGGCGGGATGGGTGACATGACGCAGCTCCGCCGCACGCGTGAAGCTGCGCTCCTGAGCCAGAAGCAGAAAGTCTTCCAGCCATTTGCTTTGCATGGCCAGAGCCTACCCTGGCTCAGCTCTGGGCTGCAGCCTGCAGCGTGGCGCGCGTGGCGATGGCGGCTTCGCGTGCAGCCTTGGCAAAGTCGTCGCCCTGCCCTGCGTACAGGATGGCGCGCGAGGAGTTGATGATGATGGGCCCGCCGCCGATGCGGGCCGCCTTGACGGTTGCCACGGCATCGCCGCCCTGTGCACCCACGCCGGGAATCAGCAGCGGCAAGGTGGGAGCCACGGCACGCACGCGCTCGATCTCGTTGGGACGGGTTGCCCCCACCACCAGGCCCAGCTGGCCGTTGGTGTTCCAGGGGCCCTGGGCCAGCTTGGCCACATGCTCGAACATATGGGGGTTGCCAGGCACATCGGCCAGGACCTGGGCCTGCAGATCGTCACCGCCGGGGTTGGAGGTGCGGCACAGCAAAAAAGCTCCCTTGCCCTCGTACTTGAGATAGGGCGTGATGGAGTCGAATCCCATGAAGGGAGAGAGCGTCACGGCATCGGCGCCATAGCGCTCGAAGGCTTCCTTGGCGTATTGCTCGGCGGTGGAGCCGATATCGCCGCGCTTGGCATCCAGAATCACGGGCACATGGGGTGCCACGCGACGCATGTGCTCCATCAGCTTTTCGAGCTGGTCTTCGGCACGGTGAGCGGCAAAGTAGGCGATCTGGGGCTTGAAGCTGTTGACCAGATCATGGGTGGCATCGACGATGGCTGCACAGAAGTCGTAGATCTTGGAAGTATCGCCCTTCATGGCACCGGGGAAGCGGCTGGGTTCGGGGTCCAGACCCACGCACAGCATGGAGTCATTGCGCGTGGACGCGTCGCG
Protein-coding sequences here:
- the pyrF gene encoding orotidine-5'-phosphate decarboxylase codes for the protein MTFIDMLRDASTRNDSMLCVGLDPEPSRFPGAMKGDTSKIYDFCAAIVDATHDLVNSFKPQIAYFAAHRAEDQLEKLMEHMRRVAPHVPVILDAKRGDIGSTAEQYAKEAFERYGADAVTLSPFMGFDSITPYLKYEGKGAFLLCRTSNPGGDDLQAQVLADVPGNPHMFEHVAKLAQGPWNTNGQLGLVVGATRPNEIERVRAVAPTLPLLIPGVGAQGGDAVATVKAARIGGGPIIINSSRAILYAGQGDDFAKAAREAAIATRATLQAAAQS